One window from the genome of Desulfomonilia bacterium encodes:
- a CDS encoding MIP/aquaporin family protein, with amino-acid sequence MYGNLLGEFLGTLMLVVLGCGVVANVCLKKTKGENSGWIVITVGWGIAVTCGVFLAEATGSRQADINPAVTLAKIFMGVYTLPHALITMAVQFAGAFIGAFIIYLFYHPYFKETPEPEKKLGVFCTAPAIRKTGNALFCEIAGTVVLITVILAIFEELNGNIASQYGPYLIGFLVWGIGVSLGGTTGYAINPARDLGPRIAHAVLPIPGKGGSDWGYAWVPVLGPFIGGAISFGLARIFKLV; translated from the coding sequence TAACCTGCTGGGAGAGTTTCTGGGAACTTTAATGCTTGTCGTTCTTGGCTGTGGGGTCGTTGCTAATGTATGTCTGAAAAAAACAAAGGGTGAGAATTCCGGCTGGATAGTTATTACAGTAGGATGGGGCATCGCTGTTACATGCGGTGTTTTTCTTGCTGAAGCAACAGGCTCAAGGCAGGCCGACATCAATCCTGCAGTCACTCTTGCCAAGATATTCATGGGTGTATATACCCTTCCCCATGCCTTGATTACCATGGCTGTACAGTTTGCCGGTGCATTCATAGGGGCCTTTATCATTTACCTGTTTTATCATCCTTACTTCAAGGAAACGCCCGAACCCGAAAAAAAACTTGGCGTATTCTGCACTGCCCCTGCAATAAGAAAAACCGGGAATGCACTATTCTGCGAGATTGCAGGTACGGTTGTGCTGATTACGGTGATCCTGGCAATATTCGAAGAACTGAACGGCAATATTGCCAGCCAGTACGGACCATATCTTATAGGGTTCCTTGTCTGGGGCATCGGTGTTTCCCTTGGAGGCACGACTGGCTATGCGATCAATCCGGCCAGAGACCTGGGACCAAGGATTGCTCATGCCGTGCTTCCGATCCCGGGAAAAGGCGGATCGGACTGGGGCTATGCCTGGGTTCCTGTACTCGGACCCTTTATAGGAGGGGCAATTTCTTTCGGATTAGCAAGAATATTTAAACTTGTCTAA
- a CDS encoding GyrI-like domain-containing protein codes for MKTVIIIVGILAAIAAGVLSFYGLFAPVNIQEKEIGPFDFVMESHVGAYKDVGPLIDKMQKDLNDDGIQTSMGVGIYYDDPKVTAEDKTRSIIGRIIEDADRSKVMEIERKYKVGELPQTNYLVVEFPFKGLPSIVIGIYRVYPKIARYMKTHEIPQIPVIEIYAPKAQKMFYIVPTSLNRHFFDDLMNKVGPQG; via the coding sequence ATGAAAACGGTGATAATCATAGTCGGGATTTTAGCAGCTATTGCTGCTGGAGTCTTATCTTTTTACGGGCTTTTTGCGCCCGTAAATATCCAGGAAAAAGAGATTGGCCCGTTTGATTTCGTAATGGAGTCGCATGTCGGCGCCTACAAGGATGTGGGACCACTGATAGATAAGATGCAGAAGGATCTGAATGATGACGGGATACAAACCTCTATGGGGGTAGGCATTTATTATGATGATCCCAAGGTAACGGCCGAGGATAAGACAAGATCCATAATAGGAAGGATTATCGAAGACGCTGATCGTTCAAAGGTCATGGAAATAGAAAGGAAATATAAAGTAGGAGAACTTCCGCAGACCAATTACCTGGTCGTGGAATTCCCCTTCAAGGGGCTGCCCTCGATTGTAATAGGAATTTACAGGGTGTATCCTAAAATAGCCAGGTATATGAAAACACATGAGATACCTCAGATACCTGTAATCGAAATATATGCACCAAAGGCTCAGAAAATGTTTTATATCGTCCCGACAAGCCTTAATCGGCATTTCTTTGACGATCTGATGAAT